The following proteins come from a genomic window of Dreissena polymorpha isolate Duluth1 chromosome 1, UMN_Dpol_1.0, whole genome shotgun sequence:
- the LOC127854946 gene encoding F-box only protein 39-like isoform X2 → MRTSNQTTSWVNLPDVVLIEIFKYLPDADRMRASLVCQNWSQIFDSPCLWRSRSFELGGYRAQTNGQKAFQFAECFGQYLKYLSISCSHPSYYTCKLFQKSIDELFLALKEAETQLVDFEMCRLELERYWKYDTPKEKLIGLFAKFLKTQRRLVCFDMSSGQLPAYGGCRVLDAVANQSGSVIQDMLIEDFFHSRLAVYQVKKFQKVISKFTNLKYLALNYNCLSDEVLETFSKSLQGKLTFMNIKVFRNDPHLHRISGIAWKQLTRACPRLRVALWIESIAMHEEIAPILVKEAPVKDLHIWSGYDDDQNWRLADTVDLVTESYAPILECASFELDNIMEIVDHQLITLVTKCRKLKELSINAMVSIATVEEICELRLARKIDLTMLHVTFCGVALQLVSEEQLKHMRDHYSDIFRELGVDFRLYRFDF, encoded by the exons ATGAGAACATCAAACCAAACTACAAGCTGGGTCAACTTACCCGACgttgttttaattgaaattttcaaatatttgccCGATGCCGACAGAATGCGGGCGTCGCTAGTATGTCAAAATTGGTCACAAATCTTTGATTCACCTTGCTTGTGGAGATCGCGCAGTTTTGAACTGGGAGGATATCGAGCACAGACGAACGGACAAAAGGCTTTCCAATTTGCAGAATGTTTCGGCCAATATTTGAAGTACCTGTCGATTTCATGCAGTCACCCATCCTATTACACGTGCAAGTTGTTCCAGAAATCCATAGATGAACTGTTCTTAGCATTAAAAGAAGCCGAGACGCAGTTGGTTGATTTCGAAATGTGTCGCTTGGAACTGGAACGCTACTGGAAATACGATACACCTAAAGAAAAGTTGATAGGCTTGTTCGCAAAATTTCTGAAAACGCAACGCCGGTTAGTGTGCTTTGATATGTCGTCTGGCCAGTTGCCCGCATACGGCGGATGTCGCGTGCTTGATGCTGTTGCTAATCAGTCCGGAAGTGTTATTCAAGATATGCTCATCGAAGATTTTTTTCATTCTCGTTTGGCTGTATATCAAGTAAAGAAGTTCCAAAAGGTTATCAGCAAATTTACAAACCTGAAATATCTGGCTTTAAACTACAACTGTTTATCGGACGAAGTTCTGGAAACATTTTCCAAATCCTTGCAAGGCAAACTCACATTTATGAACATCAAAGTGTTTAGAAACGACCCCCACTTGCATAGGATTTCCGGAATCGCGTGGAAGCAATTGACCCGAGCCTGCCCGCGGTTACGGGTTGCACTCTGGATAGAAAGCATCGCTATGCACGAGGAAATCGCCCCTATCTTGGTAAAAGAAGCACCAGTGAAAGACTTGCACATTTGGAGCGGGTATGACGACGATCAGAACTGGCGTCTGGCGGACACTGTGGATCTCGTTACAGAGTCATACGCGCCTATACTTG AATGTGCGTCCTTCGAGCTAGACAACATTATGGAGATTGTGGATCATCAGTTGATCACCTTGGTAACCAAGTGCCGGAAGCTGAAGGAGCTCAGCATCAACGCCATGGTCTCCATAGCAACCGTGGAGGAAATCTGCGAGCTGCGGCTGGCGCGCAAAATAG ATTTAACAATGCTGCATGTGACCTTTTGTGGAGTTGCCCTGCAACTGGTATCAGAGGAACAGCTTAAGCACATGCGTGACCACTACAGCGACATCTTCAGGGAACTGGGAGTCGACTTCCGGCTTTATAGATTTgacttttaa
- the LOC127854946 gene encoding F-box only protein 39-like isoform X1, translated as MRTSNQTTSWVNLPDVVLIEIFKYLPDADRMRASLVCQNWSQIFDSPCLWRSRSFELGGYRAQTNGQKAFQFAECFGQYLKYLSISCSHPSYYTCKLFQKSIDELFLALKEAETQLVDFEMCRLELERYWKYDTPKEKLIGLFAKFLKTQRRLVCFDMSSGQLPAYGGCRVLDAVANQSGSVIQDMLIEDFFHSRLAVYQVKKFQKVISKFTNLKYLALNYNCLSDEVLETFSKSLQGKLTFMNIKVFRNDPHLHRISGIAWKQLTRACPRLRVALWIESIAMHEEIAPILVKEAPVKDLHIWSGYDDDQNWRLADTVDLVTESYAPILECASFELDNIMEIVDHQLITLVTKCRKLKELSINAMVSIATVEEICELRLARKIDLKRLSVTCCGINEHEWNILAAVRDKYLPLFRKMKTTLEISCDLYEINPR; from the exons ATGAGAACATCAAACCAAACTACAAGCTGGGTCAACTTACCCGACgttgttttaattgaaattttcaaatatttgccCGATGCCGACAGAATGCGGGCGTCGCTAGTATGTCAAAATTGGTCACAAATCTTTGATTCACCTTGCTTGTGGAGATCGCGCAGTTTTGAACTGGGAGGATATCGAGCACAGACGAACGGACAAAAGGCTTTCCAATTTGCAGAATGTTTCGGCCAATATTTGAAGTACCTGTCGATTTCATGCAGTCACCCATCCTATTACACGTGCAAGTTGTTCCAGAAATCCATAGATGAACTGTTCTTAGCATTAAAAGAAGCCGAGACGCAGTTGGTTGATTTCGAAATGTGTCGCTTGGAACTGGAACGCTACTGGAAATACGATACACCTAAAGAAAAGTTGATAGGCTTGTTCGCAAAATTTCTGAAAACGCAACGCCGGTTAGTGTGCTTTGATATGTCGTCTGGCCAGTTGCCCGCATACGGCGGATGTCGCGTGCTTGATGCTGTTGCTAATCAGTCCGGAAGTGTTATTCAAGATATGCTCATCGAAGATTTTTTTCATTCTCGTTTGGCTGTATATCAAGTAAAGAAGTTCCAAAAGGTTATCAGCAAATTTACAAACCTGAAATATCTGGCTTTAAACTACAACTGTTTATCGGACGAAGTTCTGGAAACATTTTCCAAATCCTTGCAAGGCAAACTCACATTTATGAACATCAAAGTGTTTAGAAACGACCCCCACTTGCATAGGATTTCCGGAATCGCGTGGAAGCAATTGACCCGAGCCTGCCCGCGGTTACGGGTTGCACTCTGGATAGAAAGCATCGCTATGCACGAGGAAATCGCCCCTATCTTGGTAAAAGAAGCACCAGTGAAAGACTTGCACATTTGGAGCGGGTATGACGACGATCAGAACTGGCGTCTGGCGGACACTGTGGATCTCGTTACAGAGTCATACGCGCCTATACTTG AATGTGCGTCCTTCGAGCTAGACAACATTATGGAGATTGTGGATCATCAGTTGATCACCTTGGTAACCAAGTGCCGGAAGCTGAAGGAGCTCAGCATCAACGCCATGGTCTCCATAGCAACCGTGGAGGAAATCTGCGAGCTGCGGCTGGCGCGCAAAATAG ACCTGAAACGACTCAGTGTGACCTGTTGTGGCATCAATGAACATGAATGGAATATCTTGGCAGCTGTCAGAGACAAATATTTACCTTTATTCAGAAAAATGAAAACTACATTGGAAATATCTTGTGATTTGTATGAAATCAACCCTAGATAG